A single region of the Sphingobium sp. EP60837 genome encodes:
- a CDS encoding type IV secretion system DNA-binding domain-containing protein has product MSIFRNDTLGSWTRGGQATVHNVRMTTQVFKQTTLAGLVLWVMLTVWFVYEALHDSTRTLLGKMLEAWIQLYVVGSPASPILFTPPSGLSYWTRADALLRSGIARSALDELEYGFKLVGVCTGIFVLAALFLAWYYFTVSGRGLGSNQFMRGARFASVRQLRRRLKDLPKGSLKVGGIAIPAAYEPEHILLSGAPGTGKTNILHVMLEGIRKEGKRAIVYDTAGSFVERFYRPGKDIILNPFDCRSSQWSPWLDAPIDYHYDQIAESVVPDTGKDPFWAKSARGTLVAVMRTLVQHDRMRVSALLDIITRSGLKILAQFVENTDGSAFISPEGERTSAGIQAELASVLRGFRYLDDTDEGVSIREWVKNEEDDAWLFITVKADQLPTLRPLITMWLDIAINAIMSMTPDQHRRLYCVIDELATLQRLPSLSDFLARARKYGGCGILGFQSYPQLEAVYGRQEAAALTGYCSTWIALRANDTQTARHVSDNLGQVEQVEANEGMSYGVNDMRDGVNLSRTQVTRPLVLPTEIVNLPNLAGYLRFGRDLPVIRFVDRFHPGKVREPAYVDRTEPAIRLDPSPYPPIDDSPAEAPKGFVAPTKAASDNPSDGPINHAGGEPEKPSPAPYPGLIGPRNSSGSSLRYQNRPNGPFRPANPA; this is encoded by the coding sequence ATGAGTATCTTCCGCAACGACACGCTGGGCTCCTGGACCAGAGGTGGTCAGGCGACCGTCCATAACGTCCGCATGACCACGCAGGTCTTCAAACAGACGACCCTTGCCGGTCTGGTTCTCTGGGTCATGCTGACCGTCTGGTTCGTGTATGAGGCGCTTCATGATTCTACTCGCACGCTGCTCGGCAAGATGCTGGAAGCGTGGATACAGCTTTACGTGGTCGGCAGTCCGGCCAGCCCCATCCTGTTCACGCCGCCAAGCGGGTTGAGCTATTGGACCAGGGCAGACGCTCTTCTTCGCTCCGGCATCGCGCGCAGTGCGCTCGATGAGTTGGAATATGGCTTCAAACTGGTGGGTGTCTGTACGGGGATTTTCGTCCTCGCCGCTCTTTTCCTGGCCTGGTATTATTTCACGGTTTCGGGGCGTGGGCTCGGCTCCAATCAGTTCATGCGCGGGGCGCGGTTCGCGTCGGTAAGGCAGTTGCGGCGGCGCCTGAAGGATTTGCCTAAGGGCAGTCTGAAGGTCGGCGGCATCGCAATTCCCGCCGCCTATGAACCCGAACATATCCTGCTCAGCGGTGCCCCCGGAACGGGGAAGACCAACATACTCCACGTCATGCTTGAAGGCATCCGCAAGGAGGGCAAGCGCGCGATCGTTTATGATACCGCCGGCAGCTTCGTCGAACGCTTCTATCGGCCGGGTAAGGACATCATCCTCAATCCTTTCGATTGCCGCTCCTCGCAATGGTCACCCTGGCTGGATGCGCCCATCGACTATCATTACGACCAGATCGCGGAGTCCGTTGTGCCGGATACCGGCAAGGATCCATTCTGGGCAAAGTCGGCGCGTGGCACGCTGGTCGCGGTCATGCGGACGCTGGTGCAGCACGACCGTATGCGTGTCTCCGCACTGCTCGACATCATCACCCGGTCCGGTCTCAAAATCCTGGCGCAGTTCGTCGAGAACACCGACGGCTCCGCCTTCATATCGCCGGAAGGCGAGCGCACTTCGGCCGGCATTCAGGCAGAGCTGGCTTCGGTATTGCGGGGGTTCCGCTATCTTGATGACACTGACGAGGGCGTTTCGATCCGCGAGTGGGTAAAGAATGAGGAGGATGACGCTTGGCTGTTCATCACCGTGAAGGCAGATCAGCTCCCGACCCTTCGCCCCCTCATCACCATGTGGCTCGACATCGCCATCAATGCGATCATGAGCATGACGCCCGACCAGCACAGGCGTCTCTACTGCGTCATCGATGAGCTGGCCACGTTGCAGCGCCTGCCGTCGCTTTCCGACTTCCTAGCCCGCGCCCGCAAATATGGCGGCTGTGGAATATTGGGATTCCAGTCCTACCCACAGCTTGAAGCCGTCTATGGCCGACAGGAGGCGGCGGCTCTGACCGGCTATTGCTCGACCTGGATCGCGCTGCGGGCCAACGACACCCAGACGGCGCGACACGTCTCCGACAATCTGGGGCAGGTGGAGCAGGTTGAGGCCAATGAAGGCATGTCGTACGGTGTCAACGACATGCGCGACGGGGTCAACCTCTCGCGCACGCAGGTTACGCGACCTCTCGTCCTGCCGACAGAGATTGTGAACCTCCCCAATCTCGCCGGCTACCTGCGGTTCGGACGCGATTTGCCGGTGATCCGCTTTGTCGATCGCTTCCATCCCGGCAAGGTCAGAGAACCGGCTTATGTGGATCGTACCGAACCCGCGATCCGACTTGACCCATCGCCCTATCCGCCGATCGACGACAGCCCGGCCGAGGCGCCAAAGGGATTTGTCGCTCCGACCAAGGCAGCGTCGGACAACCCCTCGGACGGTCCGATCAACCATGCTGGGGGCGAGCCGGAGAAACCGTCGCCCGCCCCATATCCGGGGTTGATAGGGCCGCGCAACTCGTCGGGCAGCTCGCTCCGCTATCAGAATCGCCCTAACGGTCCGTTCCGTCCGGCGAACCCCGCCTGA
- a CDS encoding helix-turn-helix domain-containing protein, with protein sequence MRRITRNPAIIVRSSEGPSQLEDHMIAPISVRIATAVRMTGIGRSKLYELIQEGAIDIVKIGTATLIPVASLYQLFKRNRK encoded by the coding sequence ATGCGTCGCATCACGCGTAATCCCGCCATTATTGTTCGCTCATCCGAAGGCCCATCACAGCTGGAAGACCACATGATCGCGCCTATCAGCGTCCGTATCGCTACAGCCGTCAGAATGACGGGCATCGGACGATCAAAACTCTATGAGCTGATCCAGGAAGGAGCGATCGACATCGTCAAAATCGGCACGGCAACGCTCATTCCAGTCGCCAGCCTGTATCAGTTGTTCAAACGAAATCGGAAGTGA
- a CDS encoding autotransporter outer membrane beta-barrel domain-containing protein, whose translation MASDATIGTSRANVSTYGALAGVGVGNEDASLGTYVGYIDARQQIGALAARTEAGGILAGVVAQGTAGGFQIAASLSYDGSKADTHRTLFGGSKVNSHYRLRSWTADLSLGHAFALDQNWTIAPEIGITHISSRRSGANESGDAVWALGVEARRTKATFLRGALELHGSAEARISPWLSAGVLHQLSRRRTFATAAYTGVADGLTVAGSDSSETLATVGAGASLKVSATAALFFGANSKFGAESSGQSATVGFRVRF comes from the coding sequence TTGGCTAGCGACGCGACGATTGGCACATCACGCGCGAATGTCTCCACTTATGGCGCACTCGCCGGAGTAGGCGTTGGCAATGAGGACGCCTCGCTAGGCACCTATGTCGGCTATATTGACGCACGGCAGCAGATCGGCGCGCTTGCGGCCCGGACGGAGGCTGGCGGCATACTTGCCGGTGTAGTCGCCCAAGGCACGGCAGGCGGCTTCCAGATTGCCGCATCATTGAGCTACGACGGCAGCAAGGCCGACACACACCGCACCCTCTTCGGCGGCAGCAAGGTCAACAGCCATTATCGCCTGCGCAGCTGGACGGCTGACCTGTCCCTCGGCCATGCCTTCGCCTTGGACCAGAACTGGACCATCGCGCCCGAGATCGGTATCACCCACATCTCCTCCCGCCGCAGTGGCGCGAACGAGAGCGGCGATGCGGTCTGGGCCCTCGGCGTCGAAGCGCGCCGCACCAAGGCGACCTTCCTGCGCGGCGCACTGGAACTGCATGGCTCGGCCGAGGCACGGATCAGCCCGTGGCTTTCCGCAGGCGTCCTGCACCAGCTAAGCCGCAGGCGGACCTTCGCCACCGCCGCCTATACGGGTGTGGCTGATGGTCTGACCGTCGCAGGCTCCGACAGCAGCGAAACCCTCGCCACAGTCGGCGCGGGAGCAAGCTTGAAGGTGTCGGCCACCGCTGCGTTGTTCTTCGGTGCAAACAGCAAATTCGGCGCAGAGAGTAGCGGCCAGAGCGCGACGGTGGGCTTCAGGGTTCGCTTCTGA
- a CDS encoding TrbG/VirB9 family P-type conjugative transfer protein: MTRSRDDGNGSRATKLPADPVIPSDRRTYHVRLVSTRSTAIWSMRWTYPQAELLALKRRTEAAQPAAPVAAGLTVEQLHFNYAISGDRAGCRPLCAFDDGERIYVESPPSLGQGDAPPLFVTSPDGKAELVTIACAAATISSTASSMQRNCGSGPASSRSFASSASTRASLGGANDGRGRRCSPSEGRAAPRPVCWGTRQAPSPLARRWVAGVAWLATRRLAHHARMSPLMAHSPE, encoded by the coding sequence TTGACCCGCTCAAGAGATGACGGGAACGGATCGCGCGCGACCAAACTGCCAGCTGATCCCGTCATCCCCTCCGACCGCCGGACCTATCATGTAAGACTGGTCAGCACGCGCAGCACGGCGATCTGGTCGATGCGCTGGACCTATCCGCAGGCCGAATTGCTGGCGCTCAAGCGCCGGACCGAAGCGGCGCAGCCAGCAGCCCCAGTCGCTGCTGGCCTCACGGTCGAGCAGTTGCACTTCAACTACGCTATCAGCGGCGACCGAGCAGGCTGCCGCCCGCTGTGCGCGTTCGACGATGGCGAGCGCATCTACGTCGAGTCTCCGCCGTCGCTTGGCCAGGGTGATGCGCCGCCGCTGTTCGTCACCAGCCCGGACGGCAAGGCTGAACTGGTCACTATCGCGTGCGCGGCCGCTACTATATCATCGACCGCCTCTTCGATGCAGCGGAACTGCGGCTCGGGTCCAGCAAGCAGCAGGTCGTTCGCATCGAGCGCATCGACCAGGGCAAGTCTGGGAGGCGCAAATGACGGACGCGGCCGCCGCTGTTCGCCCAGCGAAGGTCGCGCCGCGCCTCGACCAGTATGCTGGGGGACGAGGCAGGCCCCTTCACCTTTGGCCAGGCGCTGGGTGGCTGGCGTCGCTTGGCTAGCGACGCGACGATTGGCACATCACGCGCGAATGTCTCCACTTATGGCGCACTCGCCGGAGTAG
- the gmd gene encoding GDP-mannose 4,6-dehydratase: protein MQKNGKVALITGVTGQDGAYLSALLLSKGYIVHGIKRRASLFNTVRIDHLYRDPHEEDVRFFLHHGDVTDSSNLIRVIQQVQPDEIYNLAAQSHVAVSFEEPVYTANSDALGTLRLLEAIRILGLEKRTRFYQASTSELFGQVRETPQTEQTPFYPRSPYGVAKLYAYWITVNYREAYGLYACNGILFNHESPLRGENFVTRKITRALARIKLGLQETLYLGNLSARRDWGHAKDYVEAMWRMLQLDLPEDFVIATGVQHSVRDFVTSAAAELGIVMRWEGDGLEEKGYDEKGRCLVRVDPRYFRPAEVETLLGDAAKARKLLGWSPATSFDNLVREMVLEDLRTAQRDQLVKRHGFQVHDHHE, encoded by the coding sequence ATGCAGAAGAATGGCAAAGTTGCATTGATCACTGGTGTTACCGGCCAGGACGGAGCCTATTTGTCGGCACTTTTGCTGTCCAAGGGTTACATCGTTCATGGTATCAAGCGGCGCGCCTCGCTCTTCAATACGGTCCGCATCGATCATCTTTATCGCGATCCCCACGAAGAAGATGTCAGGTTTTTCCTGCATCATGGCGATGTGACTGACTCAAGCAATTTGATTCGGGTCATCCAGCAGGTACAGCCCGACGAAATCTACAACTTGGCTGCACAGAGCCATGTCGCCGTTTCGTTCGAGGAGCCGGTCTATACCGCTAATTCTGATGCGCTGGGTACGTTGCGGCTTTTAGAAGCTATAAGAATTTTGGGTCTGGAAAAACGTACTCGCTTTTACCAGGCATCCACTTCCGAGTTGTTCGGTCAAGTACGTGAGACGCCCCAGACAGAACAAACACCCTTTTACCCGCGATCGCCATATGGCGTGGCGAAGCTCTATGCTTATTGGATAACTGTAAATTACAGAGAGGCCTATGGCCTCTATGCTTGCAACGGAATTTTGTTCAATCATGAGTCGCCCCTGCGCGGAGAGAATTTCGTCACGCGAAAAATCACTCGGGCACTGGCGCGGATAAAGCTCGGTCTTCAGGAGACGCTTTATCTCGGCAATTTGAGCGCCAGACGAGATTGGGGACACGCGAAGGACTATGTCGAAGCCATGTGGCGCATGCTGCAGCTCGACTTGCCAGAGGATTTCGTGATCGCCACTGGAGTTCAGCATAGCGTCCGCGACTTTGTAACCTCAGCGGCCGCCGAACTCGGTATCGTGATGCGTTGGGAAGGCGATGGGCTCGAAGAAAAAGGATACGATGAAAAGGGCCGCTGTCTCGTTCGAGTAGATCCTCGCTATTTCCGCCCAGCTGAGGTCGAAACCCTGCTGGGCGATGCAGCAAAGGCTCGCAAACTTTTAGGATGGAGTCCTGCGACGTCCTTCGACAATCTGGTTCGCGAAATGGTCTTGGAGGACCTTAGGACGGCGCAGCGGGACCAGTTGGTCAAAAGACATGGCTTTCAGGTTCATGACCATCACGAATAA
- a CDS encoding oligosaccharide flippase family protein — protein sequence MTITNKQAPRLGWNFAAGVASTAWTAIVTICTVPLYLHYLGVEAYGLIGFYTALQAMFAVLDLGLSQSINREVARAHSEDELARARDLLHTLALGYWAVAVAIAVGMWAAAPWISRHWLSASIDTDTLSNVIALMGLTVACRFPLSLYLGALMGARRMGLASAIEIIMVTIANLGVAGILAMVSPTLEAFFYWQALVAVGNVLIVRAFAWRAVKQPGSRSPRLDLIDVQRIWRFSAGLAVTSLTAVVFLQSDKVILSKIVPLTDLGRYTLAWIAARSLYVLTAPTFSAIYPQMSALHAHGLLQEIAHLYRSGTRLLMAVIFPAAMFLVMFSTIIFTFWTGDAKLAKSLSVVVAFLVLGTALNSAMHFPYALQLAFGKSNLPMIINTLLLFVFSPLVIFLSVRFGIAGAAAAWAILNLLYLFLGTWLTHRYMLPGISLQWLGGDVGLPLLISLTVVGGGGLMLQALSLPPFATVAVGMMLAGVAFAATFWLTPNLADFVRQTFGWHPQLFSAKA from the coding sequence ATGACCATCACGAATAAGCAGGCACCGAGATTGGGATGGAACTTCGCTGCCGGCGTCGCCAGTACAGCGTGGACAGCGATCGTCACCATATGCACGGTGCCGCTCTATCTCCACTATCTTGGGGTGGAAGCTTACGGCTTGATCGGCTTCTATACCGCGCTCCAAGCGATGTTTGCCGTTCTCGATCTGGGCCTTTCACAGTCGATCAATCGGGAGGTCGCGCGCGCCCACAGCGAAGATGAGCTCGCGCGGGCCAGGGACCTGCTTCACACGCTCGCTTTGGGGTACTGGGCGGTGGCGGTCGCGATCGCGGTTGGGATGTGGGCCGCCGCGCCATGGATTTCACGACATTGGCTGAGCGCATCCATCGACACAGACACGCTTTCCAACGTGATTGCGCTCATGGGACTCACGGTCGCCTGTCGTTTTCCTCTCTCTCTCTATCTTGGGGCCTTGATGGGCGCTCGCCGCATGGGCCTGGCCAGTGCGATCGAGATTATCATGGTTACTATCGCCAATTTGGGCGTCGCTGGGATCCTTGCCATGGTTTCGCCAACTCTGGAGGCATTCTTTTATTGGCAGGCATTGGTTGCAGTAGGCAATGTGCTAATCGTACGAGCCTTTGCGTGGCGCGCTGTCAAGCAGCCCGGCAGTCGGTCGCCGCGTTTGGATTTAATCGATGTGCAACGCATCTGGCGCTTCTCGGCGGGACTGGCAGTTACCTCCCTCACCGCCGTCGTGTTTTTGCAGAGTGATAAAGTCATACTCAGCAAGATCGTCCCACTCACTGATCTCGGTCGCTATACCTTAGCATGGATTGCAGCGCGCAGCCTTTACGTTCTGACGGCGCCGACGTTCAGCGCGATCTATCCGCAAATGTCCGCGCTACACGCACATGGGCTTCTTCAAGAGATCGCACATCTCTATAGATCGGGAACTAGGCTGCTCATGGCAGTGATTTTTCCGGCGGCGATGTTCTTGGTAATGTTCTCCACAATAATCTTCACATTTTGGACTGGCGACGCGAAGCTCGCGAAAAGCCTAAGCGTCGTGGTGGCTTTCCTGGTCTTGGGAACAGCGCTGAATAGCGCTATGCATTTTCCCTATGCGCTGCAGCTCGCATTTGGGAAATCTAACCTGCCAATGATAATTAACACATTGTTATTGTTTGTATTTTCTCCATTGGTCATATTTCTTTCTGTCAGATTTGGTATAGCCGGGGCTGCGGCAGCTTGGGCAATCCTTAATCTGCTCTATCTCTTTTTGGGAACTTGGCTTACGCATCGGTATATGTTGCCAGGTATCAGTTTACAGTGGCTTGGTGGAGACGTTGGCCTACCTCTTCTAATTAGTTTGACTGTCGTCGGCGGCGGCGGCCTGATGTTGCAGGCTCTTTCTCTGCCTCCTTTTGCGACAGTAGCGGTTGGGATGATGCTTGCCGGCGTTGCCTTCGCAGCTACCTTCTGGCTGACCCCGAACCTCGCCGACTTTGTCCGGCAGACGTTTGGATGGCACCCACAATTATTCAGTGCGAAAGCTTAG
- a CDS encoding glycosyltransferase family 2 protein: MQLTICIATYNRGAFIGETLDSIIPQLRPGIEVVIVDGASPDNTAAVIAPYLERSSAIRYFRETENSGVDGDYDKAVNYAVGRHCWLFPDDDLLAAGALDRVLEALEGGAVDLLIVDAEVRDRTLSRTLQSGRLAFSGERRYGPEDAEALMADAGYCLSFIGGVIIRRESWISRSREPYLGSLFIHVGVIFQERGIRLAKVLAEPLVMIRAGNAMWRARGFEIWAFKWPSLIWSFEGYSDATKAKVTPSEPWRRFWWLLGYRALGAYSRSEYDLYFSNRLSRSERLVPGLVAIFPGRLANLIGVAVLALVGKGGGAVAYDLIASSRFSNVASRFLTSFWLGRFKRPLP; this comes from the coding sequence ATGCAGCTAACGATCTGCATCGCCACCTACAATCGCGGTGCCTTCATCGGTGAGACGCTGGATTCTATCATCCCGCAGCTCCGACCCGGCATCGAGGTCGTGATTGTTGATGGCGCCTCGCCGGACAACACAGCGGCGGTGATCGCTCCCTACCTTGAGCGCTCTTCGGCTATAAGATATTTTCGTGAAACCGAGAACTCCGGTGTCGATGGCGACTATGACAAGGCGGTCAACTATGCGGTCGGTCGACATTGCTGGCTCTTTCCAGACGATGACCTGTTAGCGGCAGGGGCGCTCGATCGTGTCCTCGAAGCTCTGGAAGGCGGCGCAGTCGATTTGCTGATCGTGGATGCCGAGGTGCGAGACCGAACTCTCAGCCGTACGTTGCAGTCTGGCCGCCTCGCGTTCAGCGGGGAGCGCCGCTATGGTCCGGAGGATGCGGAAGCCCTGATGGCGGACGCGGGATATTGTTTGTCGTTCATCGGCGGAGTCATCATCCGCAGGGAATCCTGGATATCGCGATCGAGAGAGCCCTATCTCGGCTCCTTGTTCATTCATGTCGGGGTGATTTTTCAGGAGCGCGGCATAAGGCTGGCGAAAGTTCTGGCCGAACCACTGGTAATGATCCGTGCCGGAAACGCCATGTGGCGGGCGCGGGGATTTGAGATTTGGGCCTTCAAATGGCCATCGTTGATCTGGAGCTTCGAAGGGTATTCGGATGCAACAAAGGCAAAGGTCACGCCGAGTGAGCCTTGGCGGCGTTTTTGGTGGCTATTGGGCTATCGGGCGCTTGGTGCGTATTCGCGCTCTGAATATGATCTTTATTTCTCCAACAGACTTTCCCGTTCTGAACGCCTCGTTCCGGGCTTGGTCGCAATTTTCCCGGGGCGGCTCGCTAACCTGATCGGAGTGGCTGTGCTGGCGCTGGTGGGGAAGGGAGGCGGAGCGGTGGCATACGACCTCATCGCCTCCAGTCGCTTTTCCAATGTAGCGAGCCGTTTTTTGACCAGCTTCTGGTTGGGCCGGTTTAAGCGGCCGCTCCCATGA
- a CDS encoding GDP-mannose 4,6-dehydratase, with amino-acid sequence MTNRCAIITGITGQDGWHLSRLLLGKGYKVVGTTRDLLGADGRTHPDIDLVQWDMKDQAAFAALLQMVRPTEIYNLAAYAAGATMYDEPVGTGDINGLAIARILEAIRSANPSIRLCQASSSELFGEPLESPQCETTAFRPRSPYGAAKLYAHEMVGIYRRRHGLFACSAILFNHESARRGRAFVTGKVAEAAARIKAGLAPELVLGNLDARRDWGFSGDYVRGMWLMLQAPIADDYVLATGQSHSVRDLCDLAFKRVGLDYRDHVREGEGAFRPTEVVPLIGDASKARERLHWSPEIDFPSMVNMMVDAELERLDQTNDKPR; translated from the coding sequence ATGACCAATCGATGTGCAATCATAACCGGTATCACCGGCCAAGACGGCTGGCACCTTTCCCGTTTGTTGTTGGGGAAGGGTTACAAAGTCGTCGGGACCACTCGCGATCTGCTCGGCGCGGATGGACGTACTCATCCGGACATCGATCTCGTGCAATGGGACATGAAAGACCAGGCTGCGTTTGCCGCGCTTTTGCAGATGGTTCGTCCGACAGAAATCTATAACCTCGCCGCCTACGCCGCGGGCGCAACCATGTATGACGAGCCTGTTGGTACTGGCGATATTAATGGCCTGGCCATCGCTCGCATCTTGGAGGCAATCCGCAGTGCCAACCCCTCCATCCGCCTCTGCCAGGCGTCGAGCAGCGAGCTATTTGGCGAGCCGCTAGAAAGCCCCCAGTGTGAAACTACCGCCTTTCGACCGCGCAGTCCTTATGGCGCGGCGAAGCTTTATGCACATGAGATGGTCGGCATTTATCGCCGACGCCACGGTCTGTTTGCCTGCTCTGCTATTCTCTTCAATCATGAAAGCGCGCGACGTGGTCGGGCGTTCGTAACCGGGAAGGTTGCCGAGGCCGCAGCACGCATCAAAGCGGGGCTCGCGCCGGAATTGGTGCTGGGCAATCTCGACGCGCGGCGGGACTGGGGGTTCAGCGGCGACTATGTGCGCGGGATGTGGCTGATGCTACAGGCGCCGATTGCTGACGACTATGTGCTCGCAACGGGACAAAGCCATTCAGTTCGGGACTTGTGCGACCTGGCTTTCAAACGCGTTGGGCTGGACTACCGAGATCATGTTCGCGAGGGCGAAGGCGCTTTCCGGCCTACTGAAGTCGTTCCTCTTATCGGCGATGCGTCCAAAGCAAGGGAAAGGCTGCATTGGTCGCCCGAGATCGATTTTCCGAGCATGGTCAACATGATGGTCGACGCCGAGTTGGAGCGGCTCGATCAAACCAACGATAAGCCGAGGTAA
- a CDS encoding class I SAM-dependent methyltransferase — translation MFTQITRCRICGNSHLERVLDLGEQALTGVFPRSREQKVGSGPLRLVKCVGDVKSACGLLQLEHSYALSEMYGENYGYRSGLNASMVAHLNSKVERISRQVSLEPGDLVIDIGSNDATTLKAYTQAGLQLAGVDPTGSKFREYYPPHVELIPDFFSAELIRARFGAQKAKVVTSFSMFYDLEAPMLFMAEVGEILADDGIWVFEQSYMPSMLATNSFDTVCHEHLEFYALRQIQWMAERTGLKIDDVEFNDVNGGSFSVTVRKSLKEEPQNGLVTRILHDEAAAGLDGLAPFCAFEDRVERARETVSAFVADARAEGRSVAGLGASTKGNVLLQYCGFTAHDIFAVGEVNSDKFGSFTPGSLIPILSEQKLLEQSPDYLLVLPWHFRSFFEQSPAFAGRILVFPLPEFSTVER, via the coding sequence ATGTTCACCCAAATTACGCGATGCAGGATCTGCGGCAACTCTCATCTCGAGCGCGTGCTGGATCTTGGTGAGCAGGCGCTGACCGGCGTCTTTCCTCGCAGCAGGGAACAGAAGGTCGGAAGCGGTCCCCTGCGACTCGTTAAATGCGTTGGCGACGTTAAGAGCGCCTGTGGCCTGCTCCAGCTTGAGCATAGCTATGCTCTCAGTGAGATGTACGGCGAAAATTACGGCTACCGTTCAGGCCTGAACGCCAGCATGGTTGCTCACCTTAACAGCAAAGTGGAGCGGATTTCGCGCCAGGTGTCACTTGAGCCAGGTGATCTGGTTATCGACATCGGAAGCAACGATGCGACCACCCTCAAGGCCTATACCCAAGCCGGGTTGCAACTGGCTGGGGTAGATCCGACAGGCTCCAAATTCCGGGAATATTATCCGCCACATGTCGAGTTGATCCCTGATTTCTTTTCGGCCGAACTTATCCGGGCGCGATTTGGCGCCCAGAAGGCCAAGGTGGTGACGTCGTTTTCGATGTTCTACGATCTTGAGGCGCCGATGTTGTTCATGGCCGAGGTCGGCGAAATCCTCGCCGATGATGGGATCTGGGTATTTGAGCAGAGCTATATGCCGAGCATGCTGGCGACTAATTCCTTCGACACGGTCTGTCATGAGCATCTCGAATTCTATGCGCTCAGACAGATCCAGTGGATGGCAGAGCGTACGGGGCTGAAGATCGATGATGTCGAGTTCAACGATGTGAACGGAGGCAGCTTCTCCGTCACGGTGCGCAAATCTCTCAAAGAAGAACCGCAGAATGGCCTTGTAACCCGTATACTCCACGATGAGGCCGCAGCTGGCTTGGACGGCTTGGCTCCATTCTGCGCATTTGAGGATCGGGTCGAACGCGCCCGCGAGACGGTCAGCGCGTTTGTTGCCGATGCTCGAGCAGAAGGTAGGAGCGTCGCAGGTCTTGGCGCCTCGACGAAAGGAAATGTGCTCCTGCAATATTGCGGGTTCACTGCTCATGATATTTTCGCCGTTGGCGAAGTGAACTCCGATAAATTTGGCTCCTTCACCCCGGGCTCACTCATCCCAATCCTTTCCGAGCAGAAGTTGCTGGAGCAGAGCCCTGATTATCTGCTGGTTCTGCCGTGGCATTTCAGAAGCTTTTTTGAGCAGTCCCCCGCATTCGCCGGGCGCATCTTGGTATTCCCGCTTCCGGAATTCTCGACCGTTGAACGGTAG